Genomic segment of Glandiceps talaboti chromosome 17, keGlaTala1.1, whole genome shotgun sequence:
GTTACGATTCATAATCTCTTCAAACTCAGCTTCTGACAGTTGTGGTGATGCTGGCCTGAAAGTCATCATTCAATAACTAAACTTTAATATCATTGAAGCAATATGATGTTGACTCATTACTTCACATGgttttttataataattttttcAGAACCTTTTATTATACACGCATGTCACTTTGATGACTAATTTTATGCCAAATCTGGCTAATGTTAGAATTCAAGGATATTACATTATAAAAATAAGGTAACTACCAAGAACTATAAAGTAATATGTGCCTGTTAAAATTGATATCACCAATCTCATAGAACACAGGTGAGATCTAAAGGAGGTCGTCAGCATTAcgcctgtgtgatgataatactttttggatgtttacacacattacaaataaaaatcaaaacaaacagaatCTTTACTATTCTGGCTGAATTTGGCTCGggacaaatttcactgaaaatcaaactTTCATATGTCAAAGTTTGGacagaattgaagaactttgttCTGGatctttttgaaattttataattttgggttcactattttgtttttaaaaagaaaattgtcAATCTTTATTTTCCGAAGGAATAATCACAATATTgtgtggccatattggattttcaaaTGACCTAATTTTTATAAgactttgacctctatttcaaaagttTTTGTACCcacatttttttagtttaactgaaaatgttttttttgtacaaagtaacagcaattgcttaaatagtttatttcagaGGTACCTTTCATAGATTTCATTCCATTTCTTTCTTTAATAAGTGACTTACCtttctggtggtggtggtctgAAGGGATCTGGTTCATACCTTGGTGGCGGAGGGCCAAAGTGATCAGGTTGTGGAGGAGGCTGGAAATATCAAAACAGAAAGTTTAAGTCACCTCACAACAAAATATTAGTCATATATTACTACAACCAGGTGTTGTTGTGTTTGCAAATCTTGATGATTTTATTAACGGCTAGAACTCCAGTAAAATACCATTTCCTGTCTAAGAATGGACAAGTGGAAAAATAAATTTctaatattactactgtagAAACTGAAGTATACTTTTGCGAagattgacacaaactaaaagtacTGTTGTTCTATGTAGatgattacacaagtgggtgatagctgtGCCTCAGTTGAGTgcatataatcaccctgtaattaAGATAGTGTCAAACAATAGAAGTCccccaaaaatgtacacatacagtgcaAGATCAAGCAAGTCATTAGAAATGCTAGACTCCatgagtacaattaaaccaatgtctGCTCAATAGTTAATGTGTACACTACAGGTTGCAACAATACTTTCAGTTCGTGTACATCTTAGTTAGCTGAAAGTTTGGTTTCTGCTGTTGTAATATCACTCTAATCATTTATGATAGTAAACATTATATCCAGTACTCCAAAACTTTAGGTCAGTAAAGACAAGGTCACGATTTGTAACTGCTTCACTGATAGCCTAAACAATACAATGATGTataatttgtctttttttttggaGTGATAGGCAGTAGTAACCAGtataaagagaaaaaaaacactaaTTTTTCTTACACTTACCAGTCGTTCCTGTGGTGGCCCTTGAGGAGGGAAGAAGGCAGGGTTTACATGTGGTGCTGGGGGAGCAGAGTGACCTGGAGGAGGCGGATGTCCACCTGGGGGGCCGCCATGATGAGGAGGGCCTGGATGATGAGGTGGTGGGGGACCATGGACACCAGGAGGTGGAGGACCTCtgtttggtggtggtggtgggccTCCCATTGGTGGTCCTGGAGGACCTGGGGGACCTGGTGGACCCCCGGGTGGTGGTGGACCACCATAGCTACCTGTAAGACAGACAAAAAATTGATAGTTTGTTAGGTCTTTGCTCAAGTTCCCTTCAATTGTTGAATTTCAAAAGAATTTGGAGTAGAAAGTAGTGCACAGTATAATATCCTCACACTACTATTTTATTCACTGGAGAATTCTCTACAAAACTTTAATTTCCCAGTACAGGTGGGTACATAAATATCATTCTTCACCACTTTTCTTTATTTACTTGAAGTGACATAAACCCTGATATCACAAGGATTTTACCAGTAATTATGCCTGATGGTTTGTGCTATTTTTTGTTGCTCAATGTTGTCAAATCAATTTACCTTCCCAATGTCTGCTTTTGGTACCCCATAGTGGCTTAcctggtgggggtgggggtggtggtccCCTGTCCCATTCTGGTCCCCTTGGTGGAGGAGGACCTCTTGGATCAGGACCTGGTCCCCTTGGACCAGGTGGAGGTGCTCTAGGTCCGCCTGGTGGCTGTACATCAAGAACAATCCAATAGAAAATCTTGTTACATACTATTAGGCAATAACACCCAATTAGACATCACGTAACATACTACACGTATTTAGTTGAACAAACCAATAGGAAATCATGTAACACAGAACTACATGATATCACACATCAGTAATCATATGACACACCACTGTGTCATATATAAGAAAATATGCCATTTGATCCACGTTTAGTAAGTTTGCCATAATGATGTAGatgatgatttgaaaacaaataaattgacCTGATCTTAGTATGATGGTTTTATCATTTGACCACTTACCGGAGGAccatggtggtgatgatgatgatgatggtgaggTGGAGGATGTGGTCCCCTTTCTGGTGGAGGAGGACCATGCATTCCTGGAGGTGGAGGGGGTCCGCCATGACCTGGAGGATAACCTGGAGGAGGTGGTCCCGGCCTTGCACCCCCTTGGTGTCCATGACCAGGACCATGACCGGGACCGGGACCATGACCAGGACCATGTCCATGTGGGCCAGGTGGTCCTGGGGGACCTTGAGGAGGTCCACGAGGTGGTGGCCCTGGTCCTGAAATTGACAGATTTAAGAGCTTTTTTGAGACTAAccgaaaatgtatatttttttaacccaaatttGACATTAATGAGATACACCATGgtacatgatgtacaaatactaCTCATAAGGAAGAGTTTCAATTCAAAATCTTAAAGAATTTTCTCGGTTTTTGTTATTACATATAGTTCACCAGATGCCAAGTACTTGAGTTAATATTCATCCTTAAACTGAAACCTGCTAAGGAATAACCCAGGGTTTATGTAAACAATGAACACATGAGGGCTGGTCAttctgagttgaaatttgtgaGGACTGGCCATTCTGATTAGAAATTTGTGAGGACTGGCCATTCTGATTAGAAATTTGTGAGGACTGGCCATTCTGATTAGAAATTTGTGAGGACTGGCCATTCTGATTAGAAATTTGTGAGGACTGGCCATTCTGATTAGAAATTTGTGAGGACTGGCCATTCTGATTAGAAATTTGTAAGGGCTGGCCATTCTGATTAGAAATTTGTGAGGACTGGCCATTCTGATTAGAAATTTGTGAGGACTGGCCATTCTGATTAGAAATTTGTGAGGACTGGCCATTCTGATTAGAAATTTGTGAGGACTGGCCATTCTGATTAGAAATTTGTGAGGACTGGCCATTCTGATTAGAAATTTGTGAGGACTGGCCATTCTGATTAGAAATTTGTGAGGACTGGCCATTCTGATTAGAAATTTGTGAGGACTGGTTATTCTGATTAGAAATTTGTGAGGACTGGCCATTCTGGGTTGAAATTTGTAAGGACTGGCCATTCTGATTTGTAAacaattctcgctatctgcaatacaattctatgcatcgctaaggagtcaaatggaacgcagtctcgcgaccatgcttgcatttgtcgacacctacacttctggtcgcctatgtcaatacacgtgaatgtttcttccaaacagtttaatttgtaacaaataagataaacgcaaattttaagctcatataattatggaggtgggaaatttaaatatgtacagtatctttccagagcaaaattacaagagatgtctccaactgaaaatgggaaagaaacattcctgtgtattagcatagccgacccggaagtgtagttgtcgacattagaacgcgttgtcgcgcgacttcgttccatttgactccacagtgatgtgtagaattgtattgcaggtagcgagaattgaATTATAAAGTAAACATATGCTATTCCATCTTGGAACCAAAGTGAATCAATAAACAATTTCATCCATTTTGTATCAGTTGATTCTATTCTAGTTTGGAAGTGATTTGAACTATACTTAGTAACTgctacaatatttttttcttttctattcCATGCCATTCCAATCCCAACATCATAGATTTTCTACACTTCCAGTAGTGTTAGGAATTATCTCTTAGAACGACTTGCCTCTTGAAACTTCTGCTATTTATGACTTTGTTTGACCACAAACATTTTATCTTAACAAGTTTCTGAACTATAAATATAGATTAATGTTACTAAAATTCCATACATACTGAACTTACGCATGTTTGGTCCTCCTGGTCCTGGTGGTGGTGAGGGTCCTGGACCTGGTCCTGGTCCCATATGTCTTGGATGTCCTGGTGGACCAGGTGGTCCTGGTGGAAACCTTTGACCTCGATCACCTGGGCCTCCCATTCTAGGACCATTAGACTGACCAGGTGGTCCTCTAGGTGGTGGTGGTCCACCTGGTCTACCCTGCATTCTACCCTCACCAGGTGGTCCTGCTTTGCCTTCTCCCGACATTTGACCCGATTGAGCTGTTGATATGAGATGAAACACAAAAGCTTCAAGAAACTGTTAAAATGCTAGATCAAACTTTATTAAAGGAACATGGGCTAGATCAGGAAATAAAATCT
This window contains:
- the LOC144447971 gene encoding cleavage and polyadenylation specificity factor subunit 6-like isoform X1, yielding MMADGVDIDLYADDLEQEFNQEGDYNAGSSANVDLYDDVITAPANNGQNADDVFSSSMSEPVKTSVSAVPQGSTGKRVSLYVGNLTWWTTDQDLADAIMSTGVLDLQEIKFYENRANGQSKGFCAVHVGSESSYRLIMDKLPKKELHGQHPIVTPCNRQSLNQFEMASRKGKEFDSQSGQMSGEGKAGPPGEGRMQGRPGGPPPPRGPPGQSNGPRMGGPGDRGQRFPPGPPGPPGHPRHMGPGPGPGPSPPPGPGGPNMRKFRPGPPPRGPPQGPPGPPGPHGHGPGHGPGPGHGPGHGHQGGARPGPPPPGYPPGHGGPPPPPGMHGPPPPERGPHPPPHHHHHHHHHGPPPPGGPRAPPPGPRGPGPDPRGPPPPRGPEWDRGPPPPPPPGSYGGPPPPGGPPGPPGPPGPPMGGPPPPPNRGPPPPGVHGPPPPHHPGPPHHGGPPGGHPPPPGHSAPPAPHVNPAFFPPQGPPQERLPPPQPDHFGPPPPRYEPDPFRPPPPERPASPQLSEAEFEEIMNRNRTVSSSAISRAVQDASNAEYASAIETLVTAISLIKQSKVASDDRCKVLISSLQDCLHGIESKSYGSGSRRKERGSSHDKEERSHRSSRDKSRHKERRERSRSRDREYRDRSREREYRDRDRERDRDRDRDRDRERYRR
- the LOC144447971 gene encoding cleavage and polyadenylation specificity factor subunit 6-like isoform X2, with product MMADGVDIDLYADDLEQEFNQEGDYNAGSSANVDLYDDVITAPANNGQNADDVFSSSMSEPVKTSVSAVPQGSTGKRVSLYVGNLTWWTTDQDLADAIMSTGVLDLQEIKFYENRANGQSKGFCAVHVGSESSYRLIMDKLPKKELHGQHPIVTPCNRQSLNQFEMASRKAQSGQMSGEGKAGPPGEGRMQGRPGGPPPPRGPPGQSNGPRMGGPGDRGQRFPPGPPGPPGHPRHMGPGPGPGPSPPPGPGGPNMRKFRPGPPPRGPPQGPPGPPGPHGHGPGHGPGPGHGPGHGHQGGARPGPPPPGYPPGHGGPPPPPGMHGPPPPERGPHPPPHHHHHHHHHGPPPPGGPRAPPPGPRGPGPDPRGPPPPRGPEWDRGPPPPPPPGSYGGPPPPGGPPGPPGPPGPPMGGPPPPPNRGPPPPGVHGPPPPHHPGPPHHGGPPGGHPPPPGHSAPPAPHVNPAFFPPQGPPQERLPPPQPDHFGPPPPRYEPDPFRPPPPERPASPQLSEAEFEEIMNRNRTVSSSAISRAVQDASNAEYASAIETLVTAISLIKQSKVASDDRCKVLISSLQDCLHGIESKSYGSGSRRKERGSSHDKEERSHRSSRDKSRHKERRERSRSRDREYRDRSREREYRDRDRERDRDRDRDRDRERYRR